One stretch of Bacteroidales bacterium DNA includes these proteins:
- a CDS encoding M48 family metallopeptidase, translating to MQTAERTGTIKDIDFKVVYSRRRTLGISVHPDSTVIVRVPYRTSDKTIVRIVEEKAEWIIKHRDNYRKQNNNISGRSYCNGDIHLYRGREAILSVINSTKPFAVFTDGKIEIGVARPEDQKAVRRVLYSGYKREATELFPVLLGNMLSKHEDQNFKPAGLIIRSMKRRWGSCSFKGVITLSTELIKLPDLYIEYVIVHELCHLKHHNHGAKYYELLSELFPEWKSVRKELRKHIR from the coding sequence ATGCAAACTGCTGAAAGAACAGGCACAATAAAAGATATTGATTTCAAGGTTGTTTATTCACGGCGAAGGACACTTGGGATTAGTGTTCATCCCGATTCCACAGTGATTGTCAGGGTACCTTACCGCACATCAGACAAAACTATAGTCAGAATAGTCGAAGAGAAGGCGGAATGGATAATAAAACACCGCGACAATTACAGAAAACAGAATAATAATATCTCGGGCCGCTCCTATTGCAACGGTGATATTCATCTTTACAGAGGAAGAGAGGCAATTTTATCGGTTATAAATTCCACGAAGCCATTTGCTGTGTTTACTGATGGCAAAATAGAAATTGGTGTTGCCAGACCTGAAGATCAGAAAGCTGTAAGGAGAGTCCTCTATTCAGGATACAAGCGTGAAGCGACGGAACTATTTCCCGTGCTTCTTGGTAATATGCTTTCAAAACATGAAGATCAGAATTTCAAGCCAGCCGGTCTGATAATCCGTTCAATGAAAAGGCGTTGGGGAAGCTGTTCTTTTAAAGGAGTGATTACACTCAGTACTGAATTAATCAAACTTCCGGATTTGTATATTGAATATGTCATAGTTCATGAATTATGCCACCTTAAGCATCATAATCATGGCGCAAAATACTACGAATTATTGTCAGAGCTTTTCCCGGAATGGAAATCTGTCAGAAAGGAATTAAGAAAACATATCAGATGA
- a CDS encoding YebC/PmpR family DNA-binding transcriptional regulator — protein MGRAYEYRKASKEKRWDKMSKLFPKLGKNITIAAKEGGADPDLNAKLRTAILNAKSQNMPKDNIEAAIKRAAGKDSESFSEICYEGKGPHGVLVFVECATDNNTRTVANVKAYFNKSGGGIVPTGSLEFMFNRKAVFEFELPAGKTVDEIEFELIESGLEEVEMVDDTVYVYGDYTNFGSLSQAIEDMGIEIRNASLKRFALNQVEFTEEQLVDIEKLIDRLEDDDDVQAVYTNIA, from the coding sequence ATGGGAAGAGCATATGAATACCGCAAGGCATCCAAGGAGAAAAGATGGGATAAGATGTCTAAGTTGTTTCCGAAGCTTGGTAAGAACATTACTATCGCTGCCAAAGAAGGCGGAGCGGATCCGGATCTGAATGCTAAACTCAGGACTGCTATTCTGAATGCAAAATCTCAGAATATGCCAAAGGATAATATTGAGGCAGCAATTAAAAGGGCTGCTGGCAAAGATTCTGAGAGTTTTTCTGAAATTTGTTATGAAGGAAAGGGACCTCATGGTGTCCTCGTTTTTGTTGAATGTGCCACAGACAACAACACACGAACCGTTGCCAATGTAAAAGCATATTTCAATAAATCAGGTGGTGGCATTGTCCCAACTGGATCACTCGAGTTTATGTTTAACAGGAAAGCAGTCTTCGAATTTGAGCTTCCTGCCGGCAAGACAGTTGATGAGATTGAGTTCGAACTTATTGAATCGGGACTTGAAGAGGTTGAAATGGTCGATGATACAGTTTATGTTTATGGTGACTATACAAACTTTGGGTCTTTGTCACAGGCAATTGAAGATATGGGTATTGAGATCAGAAATGCCTCGCTGAAGCGTTTTGCTCTAAATCAGGTTGAATTTACCGAGGAGCAGCTCGTTGATATTGAAAAGCTCATCGACAGACTTGAGGATGATGACGATGTTCAGGCTGTTTATACCAACATCGCATAA